A genomic window from Quercus lobata isolate SW786 chromosome 10, ValleyOak3.0 Primary Assembly, whole genome shotgun sequence includes:
- the LOC115963543 gene encoding uncharacterized protein LOC115963543, with the protein MNKVLDQISKSPFVHRIEGAKLPRHFNQPMFTIYNGRADPVEHVSQFNQRMTIYSQNEALMCKVFPSNLGPVAMRWFNNLKTNSIGSYKQLTQAFCSRFITNSRVPQPLSSLLSLSMHEGETLKEYSDKYWEMYNELDENYNDVAISTFKSGLPIEHDLRKSLTGKSVANVHQLMDRIDKYKRVKEDQLQGKGKEKIVPLRGNDYRSERYNHNQPRRDETGWTNQRANG; encoded by the coding sequence atgaacaaggTATTGGATCAGATCTCCAAATCACCCTTCGTGCACAGGATTGAAGGGGCTAAATTACCCCGACATTTCAATCAACCAATGTTTACCATCTACAACGGCCGAGCAGACCCGGTGGAGCATGTGAGTCAGTTTAACCAGAGAATGACCATCTACTCCCAAAATGAGGCTCTGATGTGCAAAGTTTTCCCGTCCAACTTGGGGCcagtggcgatgagatggttcaacaaCTTGAAAACAAATTCCATAGGCTCCTATAAGCAGCTCACCCAAGCTTTTTGCTCTCGCTTTATTACAAATAGCAGAGTCCCTCAACCCCTAAGTTCattattgtccttatccatgcacgagggagagaccctAAAGGAGTATTCGGATAAGTATTGGGAGATGTACAACGAGTTGGATGAAAACTACAATGATGTCGCCATTAGCACATTCAAAAGTGGTCTCCCCATCGAGCATGACTTAAGGAAATCTCTAACTGGTAAATCTGTTGCCAACGTTCATCAGTTAATGGAtaggattgacaagtacaaaagggtgaAAGAAGACCAACtacaaggaaaaggaaaggagaagatcgTTCCCCTCAGAGGGAATGATTACAGGTCGGAACGATACAACCATAACCAGCCGAGAAGAGACGAGACAGGCTGGACAAACCAACGTGCAAATGGTTAA